In Micromonospora ferruginea, the sequence CGCGCCGTAGAGGATGAACATCATCGCCGTGCCGTAGCCGGTGACGCCGACCAGCAGCATGGCGGTGAGCCGGCGGCGGGCGCCGACCGCGAGCACCGCCGCGACCGCGATCACCACGCAGACCACCAGTTGGGTCGGGTTGTCCCAGGGCGCCAGCTCCACCCGCCACGGCGCGGTGGCCAGCATCGCCCCGCCCGGCACCAGCACCAGGGCCAGCAGCACGGCGCCGAGATACTGCGGCAGCGAGCCGCGCTGGGTGACGCTGGTGACCTCGATGGCGAGCCGGTCGAAGCCGTGGATCGTCCGCTCGTACCCCTGGCTGCCGGAGACCGGCGAGCGCAGCCGGGCCAGCGCCGGGGCGAGCGGGCCGCGCGCCAGGTGCAGCGCCACGCCGCCGGCCAGCACCAGGGCGGAGAGGCCGAGCGCCGTGGTCGGCCCGTGCCAGAGCGCCAGGTGCTCGTCGACCGGGCCGAACAGCTCCGCGTACGGTTCGAGCAGGCCGCTCAGCCACCCGGCGGCCGGACCGGCGGCGAACCCGGCCACGGCGAGCAGCGCCGGGGGTACGAGCATCGCGGCGGGCGGCCGGCGCACCTCGGTGTCGGCGACGCCGGGCCGGGTGCCGAACGCGCCCCACAGGAAGCGGATGCTGTAGGCGACGGTCAGCGCGCTGCCGGCGACCAGCGCCGCCAGCACCCACGGGTCCTCGGTGAACGCGGCGAGCACCGCCTCCTTGGCCACGAACCCGAGCAGTGGCGGCACCCCGGCCATCGACGCCGCCGCCAGCGTGGCGACCGTGGCCAGTGCCGGCGCGGCCCGGCCCACCCCGGACAGGTCTCGCAGGTCCCGGCTGCCCGCCTCGTGGTCGAGGATGCCGACGACCAGGAACAGCGCCGACTTGAACAACGCGTGCGCGGCGAGCATGGCGGCGCCGGCCAGGGCGGCGTGCGGGGTGCCCGCGCCGAGCACCACCGCCAGCAGGCCGAGTTGGCTGACCGTCCCGTACGCCAGCAGCAGCTTGAGGTCGCACTGCCGCAACGCCGCCCAGCCGCCGGCGACCAGCGTGACCAGCCCGGCGACCACGGTGACCGGCCGCCACGGTCCGGCCGCGGCGAGCGTCGGCCCGAGCAGCCCGATCAGGAAGACGCCGGCCTTCACCATCGCGGCGGCGTGCAGGTACGCGCTCACCGGCGTCGGCGCCGCCATCGCCACCGGCAGCCAGGCGTTGAACGGGAACACCGCGGACTTCGCCAGCGCGCCGGCCAGGACGAGCAGCACCGCGGTGGTCAGCCAGCCGCCGCCGGGCAGCGGTGCGGCGGCCACCGCCGACCAGCGGTAGCTCCCCGCGTGCTGGCCGAGCAGCAGGAACCCGACGAGCATCGCCAGCCCGCCCAGCGTGGTGACGGTGAGCGCCTGCGCGGCGGCCCACCGGCTGGCCCGACGCTCGGTGCTGTGCCCGATCAGCAGGTAGGAGAAGACGGTGGTCAGTTCCCAGAAGACGTAGAGCAGCAGCAGGTCGTCGGAGACGACGAGGCCGAGCATCGCGCCGGCGAAGGCCACCAGCACGGCGGCGAACCGGCCGAGGCCGACCGAGCCGGGCGGGAAGTAGCGGGCGGAGTAGACCAGCACCAGCGCGCCGACGCCGCCGACCAGCAGCATCATCAGCCAGGACAGCGTGCCGACCCGCAGCGCGACGTCGAACCGGAGCTGGGGGATCCAGGTGTACGTCTCGACGACCGCCCCGCCGTCGCGTACCGCGCCGGTGTGCGCCACCGCCCAGCCGGCCGCGGCGGCCGGGACGAGCGCGAGCGCCAGGCAGGCGCGCGGTCCCCACCTGCGGACCAGCAGCGGCGCGACCAGCGCCGCCACCAGGTGCAGGATCAGCAGGACGAGCACGCGCACTCCCGGTCGAGGTGACAGCGCGGCGGCGCACGCTGGGGGCACGACCGATCACACGCCACTTCCCACCCGCCCGCGCCGTTTTCCCCGAAACCCACCCACCTGTCCCGGTCCGGCCTCGGCCGCACCCACCTGGTCGAGCAAGGAGTTCGCGTCAGCGCATGAGCCGACCGCCGACGCCAACTCCTTGATCGACGCCTAGGGGAAGGGGCAGGCCGGGGGCCGGTCAGTGCAGGGGGCGGGAGCGCGGTGGGGGTCGCGGTCGGGTGGGTGGCGGCGAGCTGGCGGGTGGTGCGGTCGACCACGCGCTGCGCGTCGGCCAGGGAGCGGACCGGCAGGCGGGCGTCCCGGCTGCCGCGACGCAGGACGAAGTAGTGCACCGCGGCCCGGACCAGCGCCCGGTCGGCGGCGCTGGAGCGCGCGGTGGCGACCACCAGCTCGCGCAGGCGCCGGGCCAGTTCCTCGGCGAGTTCGAGCTCGGTGCCGTGCAGCCCGGTGCGGAGCGAGGCGAGCCGGCTGTCGACCTTGCGGATGAGCACGTCGGTGCCGGGCCTGAAGCCTCGCTCCTCAACGGTCATCCATGCCTCCAGCCGCGCCGCGTTGCGAGTGAAGTTACTTTATGTTGCACGTCACAAGCAAGCAGTTAAGTAGGACTTAACGGACCAAAGCGTCTATTCGCCGTTTCATTTGCCGCCGCCGGACAGAACACCCCGCCGACGGGCCGGATGTCACACCGGCGCGGCAGGATGGTGGCGTGGCGGACGAGGTGGCCCCGGCGGGCGGGGTGCTGGCGGAGTTCGGCGCGGCGACCCGGGCGTGGTTCACCGCGGCGTTCGCCGCGCCCACGCCGGCCCAGGAGGGCGCCTGGCGCTCCGTCGCGGCCGGGCGCAACGCCCTGGTGGTCGCCCCGACCGGCTCCGGCAAGACCCTGGCGGCGTTCCTCTGGTCGCTCGACCGGCTCGGCAAGGAGCCGCCACCGGCCGATCCCCGGCGGCGCTGCCGGGTGCTCTACGTCAGCCCGCTCAAGGCCCTCGCCGTCGACGTGGAGCGCAACCTGCGCACCCCGCTCATCGGCATCCGCCAGGCCGCCACCCGGCTCGACGTCGCCCCGCCCGACATCACGGTCGGCATGCGCACCGGCGACACCCCGGCCGACGAGCGGCGGGCCTTCGCCCGCACCCCGCCGGACGTCCTCATCACCACGCCCGAGTCGCTGTTCCTGCTGCTCACCTCCGCCGCCCGCGACTCGCTGCGCGGGGTGGACACGGTGATCGTCGACGAGGTGCACGCGGTCGCCGGCACCAAGCGCGGCGCCCACCTGGCGCTCTCCCTGGAACGACTCGACGCGCTGCTCGACCGCCCCGCGCAGCGGATCGGGCTCTCCGCCACGGTGCGGCCGATCGACGTCTGCGCCCGCTTCCTCGGTGGCGCCCACCCGGTCGACGTGGTGCAACCGCCGGCCGACAAGACCATCGAGGTCAGCGTCCAGGTCCCGGTGGAGGACATGACCCGCCTCGACGAGCAGGAGCAGCCGGAGGACGAGCTGGGCGGGCTCGGCCCGCGCCGGCCGTCGATCTGGCCGGCGGTCGAGGAACGGGTGCTCGGGTTGATCCGCGCGCATCGGTCCACCATCGTCTTCACCAACTCCCGGCGCGGCGCCGAGCGGCTCTGTGCCCGCCTCAACGAGCTGGCCGCCGAGGAGGCGGAGGCGGCGACCGCAGCGGAGGCCGCCCGCATGGCCCGGGGCGGGGAGCCGGTGCGCGTATCCGATCTCCTACCCGACCGCGACGGCCCGCCGGCCGGCGACGGCGGCCCGGGTCCGACGGACCTGGGCGGGCGGCGCGGCGCGGACGCGTTCGGCGGGCCGGTCGGGCCGGTGCGCGCGCCCCGGCAGCCGGCCGAGGTGATGGCCCAGTCCGGCGCGGCGGCCGGCGCGCCGACGGTGATCGCCCGGGCGCACCACGGCAGCGTCTCCCGGGAGGAGCGCAAACACATCGAGGAGGCGCTCAAGTCCGGCCAGTTGCCCGCCGTGGTCGCCACCTCCAGCCTGGAGCTGGGCATCGACATGGGCGCGGTCGACCTGGTGGTGCAGATCGAGGCGCCGCCGAGCGTCGCGGCCGGGCTGCAACGGGTGGGCCGGGCCGGGCACCAGGTGGGCGCGGTCTCCCGGGGCGTGGTGTTCCCCAAGCACCGCGGCGACCTGCTCTCCTGCACCGTGGTCGCCGAGCGGATGGGCGACGGCGCGATCGAGGAGCTGCACTATCCACGCAACCCGCTCGACGTGCTGGCGCAGCAGATCGTCGCCATGGTGGCGCTGGAGCCGTGGCAGCTCGGCGACCTGGCCGTGCTGGTCCGCCGGGCGGCGCCCTTCGCCGAGCTGCCCGACTCGGCGCTGCACGCGGTGCTCGACATGCTCTCCGGCCGCTACCCGTCGACCGCGTTCGCCGAGCTGCGCCCCCGGCTGGTCTGGGACCGCGCGACCGACGTGCTGACCGGCCGGCCCGGCGCCCAACGGCTCGCCGTGACCAGCGGCGGCACCATTCCCGACCGGGGCCTGTTCGGGGTCTTCCTGGCCGGGGCCGAGCGGGCGGCCCGGGTCGGCGAGCTGGACGAGGAGATGGTCTACGAGTCCCGCGTCGGCGACGTGTTCCTGCTCGGCTCGTCGTCCTGGCGGATCGAGGAGATCACCCCCGACCGGGTGCTGGTCTCCCCCGCGCCCGGCCAGGCCGCCCGGATGCCGTTCTGGAAGGGCGACCAGCTCGGCCGCCCGGTCGAGCTGGGCCGGGCGATCGGCGCCCGGGTCCGCGCGCTGCTGCGCCAGTCCGACGACGACGCGGTGGCGGCGCTGCGGGCCGGTGGGCTGGACGACTGGGCCGCCGGCAACCTGATGACCTACCTGCGCGAGCAGAAGGCGGCCACCCGCTCGCTGCCCGACGACCGGACGGTGGTGGTCGAGCGGTTCCGCGACGAGCTGGGCGACTGGCGGCTCGCCGTGCACTCGGTGCTCGGCGCCCGGGTCAACGGGCCGTGGGCGCTGGCCATCGGTCGCCGGCTGGCCGAGCGCTACGGCGTGGACGCCCAGGTGATGCCCTCCGACGACGGCATCGTGGTCCGGCTGCCGGACACCGCCGAGGAGCCGCCCGGCGCCGACGTGGTGGTGTTCGAGCCGGACGAGATCGCCCAACTGGTCGAGGAGTCGGTCGGCACGTCGGCGTTGTTCGCCTCCCGGTTCCGCGAGTGCGCGGCCCGGTCGCTGCTGCTGCCCCGCCGCGACCCGCGCCGGCGGCAGCCGCTGTGGCAGCAGCGCCAGCGCGCCGCGCAACTGCTCGACGTGGCCCGCGAGTACGCCGACTTCCCGGTCACCCTGGAGGCCGCACGGGAGTGCCTGCAGGACGTCTTCGACCAGCCGGCGCTGGCCGAGCTGATGCGTGACCTGGGCGCCCGCAAGGTCCGCCTGGTCGAGGTGGAGTCCGAGCGCCCGTCGCCGTTCGCCCGGTCGCTGCTGTTCGGCTACGTCGGCGCGTTCCTCTACGAGGGCGACGCGCCGCTGGCCGAGCGGCGGGCCGCCGCGCTGGCGCTCGACTCCGGGCTGCTCGGCGAGCTGCTCGGCCGGGTCGACCTGCGGGAGCTGCTCGACCCGGCGGTGCTCGCCGAGACCGAACGCCAACTGCGCTGGCGCACCGAGCAGCGGCGTCCCCGCGACGCCGAGGACGTGGTCGAGCTGCTCCGGGTGGTCGGTGACCTGAGCACCGCCGAGCTGGCCGAGCGGGGGGTGCCGGAGACCTGGCCGGAGGAGCTGGCGGCGGCCCGCCGGGCGCTGCGGGTGCGGATCGCCGGCGAGGAGCGCTGGATCGTCGTCGAGGACGCGGCCCGGCTGCGTGACGCGCTCGGCGTGGCGCTTCCGGTCGGCGTGGCCGAGGCGCACCTCGCCCCGGTGGCCGACCCGCTCGGTGACCTGGTCGCCCGTTACGCCCGCACCCACGGCCCGTTCGCGGCGGCCACCTGCGCGGCCCGGTTCGGCCTCGGCGTGTTCGTGGTCGAGCAGGCGCTGCGCCGGCTCGCCGGCACCGGCCGGGTGGTGTCCGGCGAGTTCGCCCCGGACAGCGTGGGCACCCAGTGGTGCGACGCGGAGGTGCTGCGCCTGCTGCGCCGCCGTTCCCTGGCGGCGCTGCGCCGGGAGATCGAGCCGGTGCCGCCCCGGGCGCTGGCCGCGTTCCTGCCCCGCTGGCAGCAGGTCGGCTCGTCGGCCCGGGGCGTCGAGGCGGTCGCCGCGACCGTCGAGCAGTTGCAGGGCGTGACCGTGCCGGCGTCCGCGCTGGAACGCCTGGTGCTGCCCGCCCGGGTCGCCGACTACTCCCCCGCCCAGCTCGACGAGCTGTGCGCGAGCGGCGAGGTGGTGTGGGCCGGCGCGGGCGCGATCTCCGGCGGCGACGGGTGGGTGACGCTGGCGTACGCCGACGTCGCGCCGCTGCTGCTGCCGCCGCCGGACGAGGCGCTGACGCTCACCCCGCTGCACGAGTCGGTGCTCGACGCGCTCGCCGACGGGCAGGCGCTCTTCTTCCGTTCGCTCTCCGACCGGGTCGGCGCCACCGACGACACCGCCCTGTCCGGCGTGGTGTGGGACCTGGTGTGGGCCGGTCACCTGACCAACGACACGCTCGCCCCGCTGCGGGCGGCGCTGGGCGCGGGTGGGGCGCACCGGTCCCGCCCGTCGGCCCCGCGGACCCGCTACCGCCGGCCCGGCCGGGTGGCGCTGCCCAGCCGGGGTGGCCCGCCGACCATGGCCGGCCGCTGGTCCCGGCTGCCCGAGCGCGACCTCGACCCGACCCGTCGGGCCGCCGCCCTGGCCGACCTGCTGCTGGAACGGCACGGCGTGGTGACCCGGGGCGCGGTGGTGGCCGAGCAGGTGACCGGCGGCTTCGCCGGGGTCTACCCGGTGCTGTCCGCGCTGGAGGAGCGCGGGGCGGCCCGGCGCGGCTACTTCGTCGAGGGGCTGGGCGCGGCCCAGTTCGCGGTGCCCGGCGCGGTGGACCGGATCCGCGCCCTGGCCGACCCGGCGGACGGCGGCCGGGGCGGTGGCGGGCCGACCGTGGTGCTGGCCGCCACCGACCCGGCGAACCCGTACGGCGCGGCGCTGCCCTGGCCCGAGCGGGTCGTCGACTCGGGTGACGGCGCGGCCCCGGCCACCGGTCACCGGGCCGGGCGCAAGGCGGGCGCGCTGGTGGTGCTGGTCGGCGGCGACCTGGTGCTCTACGTCGAGCGGGGCGGGCGGACGATCCTGTCGTTCAGCGAGGACGCCGACATGCTGGGCGCGGCGGGGAAGGCGCTTGCCGACGCGGTGCACTCCGGCGCGTTGGGCGCGATCTCGGTGGAACGCGCCGACGGCGAGGCGGTGCGCTCGTCGCCGCTGCGCGACGCGCTGACCGCCGCCGGGTTCCGGGCCACCCCTCGGGGCCTGCGCCTGCGCGGCTGACCAGGCACGAGGGCGAGGAGGGGGCGATGACCGGGGCGTGCGTCTCGTTGACCACGGACTACGGGCTCACCGACGGGTTCGTGGCGGCCTGCCACGGGGTGCTCGCCCGGCTCGCGCCGGCCGTCCGGGTGATCGACGTGACGCACCTGGTGCCACCGGCCGACGTCCGCCGGGGCGCGGCGGTGCTCGCGCAGACCGTGCCGTACCTGCCGGTCGGGGTGCACGTGGCGGTGGTCGACCCGGGGGTCGGCACCGAGCGGCGCGGGGTCGCGCTGGCCACGCCCGCCGGGCTGCTGGTCGGGCCGGACAACGGGCTGCTCCTGCCGGCCGCGACGGCGCTCGGCGGAGTGACCGACGCGGTGGAGCTGACCAACCCGGAGTGGCTCGCGCCCACGGTGTCCCGCACCTTCCACGGGCGGGACGTGTTCGTGCCGGTGGCGGCCCGGCTGGCGAGCGGCGCGCCGCTCGCCGAGGCCGGACCGGCCGTGGAGCCGGGCACGCTGGTCCGGCTGCCGGCACCGCTGGTACGCGCCGAGCCCGGCGGCCTCAGCGCCGAGGTGCTGACCGTGGACCACTTCGGCAACGTCCAGCTCGCCGCGCCCGGCCCGCTGCTCGACGCCCTGCCGTCCCGGGTGCTGGTGAACGGGCGCGAGGCCGTGCACGGCCGCACGTTCGGCGACGCCCCGCCCGGCGCCCTGGTGGTCTACGTCGACTCGGCCGCCCAGGTGGCCATCGCGGTGAACACCGGCCGAGCGGCCGACACCCTCCGAGCCACCCCCGGCGACGTGCTCACCATCACCACCGCCACCCCCCTCCGCCGCGATCTTGCAGTTGATGCCCCGTCATAAGGGGCGAAAGCCTCGGAAGGAGGGCCGAAACTGCAAGATCGGCGAGGGTTGGCGGGGCCCTGTCAGCAGCGGGGGACGGTGCCGCCGTGGACCGAGGACAGGTACGCGTGGCTGACGTAGGTGCCGCCGACCAGGCGGTACCACCGCGTCGTGGTGCGGTACGTGCCGGCGATGCGCTGGCCGGTCAGGTAGCACTGGACCGGCACCTGGGCGGACGTGGCGGCCAGGCCCCGGCTGGGATAGGTCGTGCTCGCGCCGGCGCGCAGGTTGAGCGGGCCGGAGCCGACCACCGCCCGCGCCCCGCCGCCGGTCCAGAGCAGGGTCACGTCGACCCACGCGTTGTCGGTGAGCCGCAGCCCGTCCCAGAACGTGCCGTCGGCCAGGTCGAGGCCGGCCGGGTTGCGCACGGTGCGCCCGAACTGGTCCCGTCCGCCGTGGTAGCCGTTCTGGTAGGCGGCCTGCGCCTCGGGTGTCCCCTGCGGCAGGTCCTTCCAGTTCTCCCGGACGGCCGGCGGGTTCCACCAGTCGTCACGGGTGTTCCACGGGCCGACGTCCCAGACCGGCGCGTACTCGCAGCGGCTGCCGCTGGTGGTGCAGACCTTGACCGTGTAGTCGCCGGTCCCGCGCGGGGAGAGGCCGCGCCGGGTGGGCAGCGCCGCGAAGTGGTCCCGGGCGGCGACGGTGTGCCCGTTGGCGGTGACGCCGCCGACGAGGCCGATCCGGGTCGCGTACACCCGGTAGGTGCGCGCGGCGGCCGTCGGCGCCGCGGTGGTGGCGACCCGGTCGGCGCTGAGCGTCAGCCCGGTCACGGCGGCCTCCGCCGTGGCGTCCGGGGTGGTCAGCACGACGCGGGTCTGCACCCGGGTGACCGGCTGGTCGAAGACCGCCTCGGCGGCGTCGCGCCACTCGGTCCAGCGGCCGGAGCGCCAGCCGCGCACCTGGGCGGTGGCCGTGCCGCCGTCGCGGGTGCGGGCGGCGAGCCGGGCGCGGACCCGGGTGGCGGGCCGGTCCAGCGCGCGCGGCGCGGAGAGCAGGATGCCCTCGGCGACCGGCCCGGCCGCGGCGGCGGGTCGGGTGCGCGGGGTGGGGCGGGGGTCGGCGAGTCGCAGGCGGCCGGACCGCCAGGCGACGTTGACGTCGTCGCCGCCGCCGACGGCGAGGTCGGCGGACCAGTGTTCGGCGGCGTCCGACGGTGCGGCGGGCGCCGGTGGCGCGGCCGACGCGGGGGTGCCGGGCACGCCGGCGGTGAGGGTGAGCAGGGCGGTCAGGGCGACCAGGATACGGCGGGCACGGGCCATGTGATTCTCCTCAGAACCCCCTGATCCTCGCCGTCGGACGGATGAATGGGAACATAGGTGCAAATAGCGAAACATGCGAATTTCGCTCGGTCGGGGAGAATGGTGGCGTGCCCGAAGGTGACACCGTCTGGAACACCGCCCGCGTCCTGGAACGCGCGCTGGCCGGGGCCCGGCTGACCGGGTCGGACTTCCGCGTGCCGCAGCTCGCCACCACCGACCTGACCGGCTGGACCGTCCGCGAGTCGGCCAGCCGGGGCAAGCACCTGCTGCTGCGCCTGCGCGACCCCGACGCGGCGGACCGGACGCTGCACTCGCACCTGCGGATGGACGGCGCGTGGCGGGCGTACGCGCCGGGCGAGCGGTGGACGGCCCGGCCGGCGCACCTGATCCGGGTGGTGCTCCGCTCCCCCGGCGCGGTCGCGGTCGGCTACCACCTGCACGAGCTGGCGCTGATCCCGACCGCCGAGGAGGGCTCGCTGGTCGGGCACCTCGGCCCGGACCTGC encodes:
- a CDS encoding Na+/H+ antiporter subunit A, giving the protein MLVLLILHLVAALVAPLLVRRWGPRACLALALVPAAAAGWAVAHTGAVRDGGAVVETYTWIPQLRFDVALRVGTLSWLMMLLVGGVGALVLVYSARYFPPGSVGLGRFAAVLVAFAGAMLGLVVSDDLLLLYVFWELTTVFSYLLIGHSTERRASRWAAAQALTVTTLGGLAMLVGFLLLGQHAGSYRWSAVAAAPLPGGGWLTTAVLLVLAGALAKSAVFPFNAWLPVAMAAPTPVSAYLHAAAMVKAGVFLIGLLGPTLAAAGPWRPVTVVAGLVTLVAGGWAALRQCDLKLLLAYGTVSQLGLLAVVLGAGTPHAALAGAAMLAAHALFKSALFLVVGILDHEAGSRDLRDLSGVGRAAPALATVATLAAASMAGVPPLLGFVAKEAVLAAFTEDPWVLAALVAGSALTVAYSIRFLWGAFGTRPGVADTEVRRPPAAMLVPPALLAVAGFAAGPAAGWLSGLLEPYAELFGPVDEHLALWHGPTTALGLSALVLAGGVALHLARGPLAPALARLRSPVSGSQGYERTIHGFDRLAIEVTSVTQRGSLPQYLGAVLLALVLVPGGAMLATAPWRVELAPWDNPTQLVVCVVIAVAAVLAVGARRRLTAMLLVGVTGYGTAMMFILYGAPDLALTQFLVETATIAVFVLVLRRLPERFSARPLRRSRWVRRGIGVAAGLVMAGLALAAAGARRAPSISAAFPDLAVAQGYGRNVVNVTLVDIRAWDTMGEISVLVVTATGVASLIFERSRTGPRPRRPRPSMPRAGRTVWLLGGQTLGERRRSIVFEVVTRLIFHTVLLFSLFLLFSGHNAPGGGFSGGLVAGLALTLRYLAGGRYELAEAAPVGAGTVLGAGLAVSVGSGVLGLLLTGEVLQSVKVDLWLPLVGHAYLVTSIFFDVGVYLVVVGLVLDILRSLGAEVDRHVEAAGEPGRGLTVQREGPRS
- a CDS encoding Lhr family helicase; this translates as MADEVAPAGGVLAEFGAATRAWFTAAFAAPTPAQEGAWRSVAAGRNALVVAPTGSGKTLAAFLWSLDRLGKEPPPADPRRRCRVLYVSPLKALAVDVERNLRTPLIGIRQAATRLDVAPPDITVGMRTGDTPADERRAFARTPPDVLITTPESLFLLLTSAARDSLRGVDTVIVDEVHAVAGTKRGAHLALSLERLDALLDRPAQRIGLSATVRPIDVCARFLGGAHPVDVVQPPADKTIEVSVQVPVEDMTRLDEQEQPEDELGGLGPRRPSIWPAVEERVLGLIRAHRSTIVFTNSRRGAERLCARLNELAAEEAEAATAAEAARMARGGEPVRVSDLLPDRDGPPAGDGGPGPTDLGGRRGADAFGGPVGPVRAPRQPAEVMAQSGAAAGAPTVIARAHHGSVSREERKHIEEALKSGQLPAVVATSSLELGIDMGAVDLVVQIEAPPSVAAGLQRVGRAGHQVGAVSRGVVFPKHRGDLLSCTVVAERMGDGAIEELHYPRNPLDVLAQQIVAMVALEPWQLGDLAVLVRRAAPFAELPDSALHAVLDMLSGRYPSTAFAELRPRLVWDRATDVLTGRPGAQRLAVTSGGTIPDRGLFGVFLAGAERAARVGELDEEMVYESRVGDVFLLGSSSWRIEEITPDRVLVSPAPGQAARMPFWKGDQLGRPVELGRAIGARVRALLRQSDDDAVAALRAGGLDDWAAGNLMTYLREQKAATRSLPDDRTVVVERFRDELGDWRLAVHSVLGARVNGPWALAIGRRLAERYGVDAQVMPSDDGIVVRLPDTAEEPPGADVVVFEPDEIAQLVEESVGTSALFASRFRECAARSLLLPRRDPRRRQPLWQQRQRAAQLLDVAREYADFPVTLEAARECLQDVFDQPALAELMRDLGARKVRLVEVESERPSPFARSLLFGYVGAFLYEGDAPLAERRAAALALDSGLLGELLGRVDLRELLDPAVLAETERQLRWRTEQRRPRDAEDVVELLRVVGDLSTAELAERGVPETWPEELAAARRALRVRIAGEERWIVVEDAARLRDALGVALPVGVAEAHLAPVADPLGDLVARYARTHGPFAAATCAARFGLGVFVVEQALRRLAGTGRVVSGEFAPDSVGTQWCDAEVLRLLRRRSLAALRREIEPVPPRALAAFLPRWQQVGSSARGVEAVAATVEQLQGVTVPASALERLVLPARVADYSPAQLDELCASGEVVWAGAGAISGGDGWVTLAYADVAPLLLPPPDEALTLTPLHESVLDALADGQALFFRSLSDRVGATDDTALSGVVWDLVWAGHLTNDTLAPLRAALGAGGAHRSRPSAPRTRYRRPGRVALPSRGGPPTMAGRWSRLPERDLDPTRRAAALADLLLERHGVVTRGAVVAEQVTGGFAGVYPVLSALEERGAARRGYFVEGLGAAQFAVPGAVDRIRALADPADGGRGGGGPTVVLAATDPANPYGAALPWPERVVDSGDGAAPATGHRAGRKAGALVVLVGGDLVLYVERGGRTILSFSEDADMLGAAGKALADAVHSGALGAISVERADGEAVRSSPLRDALTAAGFRATPRGLRLRG
- a CDS encoding SAM hydrolase/SAM-dependent halogenase family protein — translated: MTGACVSLTTDYGLTDGFVAACHGVLARLAPAVRVIDVTHLVPPADVRRGAAVLAQTVPYLPVGVHVAVVDPGVGTERRGVALATPAGLLVGPDNGLLLPAATALGGVTDAVELTNPEWLAPTVSRTFHGRDVFVPVAARLASGAPLAEAGPAVEPGTLVRLPAPLVRAEPGGLSAEVLTVDHFGNVQLAAPGPLLDALPSRVLVNGREAVHGRTFGDAPPGALVVYVDSAAQVAIAVNTGRAADTLRATPGDVLTITTATPLRRDLAVDAPS
- a CDS encoding Fpg/Nei family DNA glycosylase, yielding MPEGDTVWNTARVLERALAGARLTGSDFRVPQLATTDLTGWTVRESASRGKHLLLRLRDPDAADRTLHSHLRMDGAWRAYAPGERWTARPAHLIRVVLRSPGAVAVGYHLHELALIPTAEEGSLVGHLGPDLLGADWDPDEAVRRLAAHPDATIGEALLDQRNLAGVGNLYKCEVLFLRGVSPWTPVRSVPDLAGTVALAQRLLAANRGRWTQSTTGVLRRGGTSYVYGRRAQPCRRCGTAIRKEELGERVTYWCPVCQPERE